One genomic window of Thermodesulfovibrionales bacterium includes the following:
- the nifJ gene encoding pyruvate:ferredoxin (flavodoxin) oxidoreductase: MSRRMVTVDGCTACAYVVHATNEIITIYPITPSSPIAEICDAKSAGGQVNIWGSVPLVSQMQSEAGVAGAVHGSLTTGALTTTISASQGLLLIMPNMFKIAGELTPTVFHITARSLACQGLSIFGDHSDVMAVRSSGFAMLCSKNVQEAMDFALIAQAATLESRVPFLHFFDGFRTSHEVQKIEELSFDDMRAMIDEDLVIAHRERGLSPDRPMLRGTAQNPDVYFQGRETVNKYYQATPEIVQKVMDKFARIVGRRYRLYDYFGDPEAEGVIIIMGSGGETVLSTINALNAKGAKLGLVQVRLFRPFDVDAFIRVLPPSVKSIAVLDRTKEPGAIGEPLYIDVRTAIGEAMGRGTAPFKSYPKIVGGRYGLGSKDFTPAMVKAVIDNMSAREPKNHFTVGINDDVAGTSLVFDQSFSVESEDVYGAMFYGLGSDGTVGANKNTIKIIGAETDNYAQGYFVYDSKKSGSITTSHLRFGKEKILSPYLLSKANFVACHNPSFLEKYDMLSRAEEGATFLLTTLHSKDEVWETLPREVQEQLIAKKMKFYIIDAIALAEEIGLGARINMIMQTAFFVISGIIPKDEAIKAIKTEIKKTYMKKGEKVLEMNYAAVDKALQNIVEVPVPDKATSTIRMKSPVPEDAPDFVKNVTALMVAGKGDSLPVSAMPADGTWPTGTTQYEKRNIGVHVPVWEPDICIQCGQCSFVCPHGTIRIKAYEPSLLKNAPASFRSANAKGKELEGLKFTVQVAPEDCTGCGSCVFNCPAFKKDAEGKKIPDFKAINMRLQEPLRKEEAENYAFFLGLAETDPSKYNVATVKGSQFVKPLFEYSGACAGCGETPYIKLLSQMFGDRLLIANATGCSSIYGGNLPTTPYAKRADGRGPAWSNSLFEDNAEFGLGMRLTVDRFNFQARELMERLLKTPSYSDAKELFESIMNADQSTQNAIEQQRTRIIEMKKRLSRDGSSEAKSLLSLADYLIKKSVWAIGGDGWAYDIGYGGLDQVLASGQNINIMILDTEVYSNTGGQMSKSTPLAATAQFAAGGKRTPKKNIGLIMATYGSVYVAQIAFGANPAQAVKAFSEAEAYNGPSLIIAYSTCIAQGIDMEKGIDEQKRAVACGHWPLYRYNPELEAQGKSPLVIDSKEPTITFEDYAYNENRYRALRASNPELAAALMKQAQADVTRRWKYLKHMAKWSPEQQA; the protein is encoded by the coding sequence ATGAGCAGAAGGATGGTGACTGTTGACGGTTGTACGGCGTGTGCTTATGTGGTGCATGCCACGAATGAGATCATTACGATCTATCCCATAACCCCCTCTTCCCCGATCGCGGAGATCTGCGATGCGAAGTCTGCAGGGGGACAAGTGAACATATGGGGATCGGTGCCGCTGGTGAGTCAGATGCAGTCCGAGGCAGGCGTTGCAGGAGCGGTCCATGGTTCCCTCACCACGGGCGCCTTGACAACAACGATCTCGGCTTCCCAGGGGCTTTTGCTGATCATGCCGAACATGTTTAAGATAGCCGGTGAACTGACGCCTACGGTTTTTCATATAACTGCCCGCTCCCTTGCATGCCAGGGATTGTCTATTTTCGGGGATCATTCGGATGTCATGGCAGTGCGCTCCAGCGGCTTCGCCATGCTCTGTTCGAAGAATGTCCAGGAGGCGATGGACTTCGCGCTCATCGCTCAGGCTGCAACACTCGAATCAAGGGTCCCTTTCCTACACTTTTTTGACGGCTTCAGGACGTCCCATGAAGTCCAGAAGATCGAAGAACTGAGCTTTGATGACATGCGGGCGATGATCGATGAAGACCTCGTCATCGCCCATCGTGAACGGGGGCTCAGCCCGGACCGTCCCATGTTACGGGGGACCGCACAGAACCCCGATGTCTATTTCCAGGGGAGGGAGACGGTAAACAAGTATTACCAGGCCACCCCTGAGATTGTGCAGAAGGTTATGGATAAATTTGCCCGCATCGTCGGAAGACGGTATAGGCTCTATGATTACTTCGGCGACCCCGAGGCCGAAGGTGTCATCATCATCATGGGTTCAGGAGGCGAAACGGTCCTCAGTACGATCAATGCACTGAACGCGAAAGGCGCAAAGTTGGGGCTGGTGCAGGTGAGACTCTTCAGGCCCTTTGACGTAGATGCCTTTATACGTGTCCTTCCGCCCAGCGTGAAATCGATTGCCGTTCTCGACCGTACCAAGGAACCCGGTGCTATCGGCGAACCCCTCTACATCGATGTCAGGACTGCTATCGGCGAGGCCATGGGCCGGGGAACGGCGCCCTTCAAGAGTTATCCGAAGATTGTCGGCGGCCGCTATGGTCTCGGTTCGAAGGACTTCACGCCTGCCATGGTGAAGGCGGTCATCGATAATATGTCAGCGAGAGAGCCAAAGAACCACTTCACCGTCGGCATCAATGATGACGTCGCCGGGACTAGTCTTGTCTTTGACCAATCCTTCAGCGTTGAGAGCGAGGACGTTTACGGCGCAATGTTCTACGGGCTGGGTTCCGACGGGACCGTCGGGGCGAACAAGAATACGATCAAGATTATTGGCGCAGAGACGGACAACTATGCTCAGGGGTACTTTGTTTACGACTCCAAGAAGTCGGGCTCCATCACAACCTCTCATCTCCGCTTCGGAAAGGAGAAGATCCTCAGTCCCTACCTCCTCTCGAAGGCAAACTTTGTCGCCTGCCATAACCCTTCATTCCTCGAGAAGTACGATATGCTCTCCCGCGCAGAGGAAGGAGCAACCTTTTTGCTGACGACACTCCATTCGAAGGATGAGGTGTGGGAGACCTTGCCGCGGGAGGTGCAGGAACAGCTCATAGCGAAAAAGATGAAATTCTATATCATTGACGCCATTGCCCTTGCCGAGGAGATTGGTTTGGGCGCCAGGATCAACATGATCATGCAGACGGCCTTCTTCGTGATCTCCGGCATCATACCGAAGGATGAGGCGATCAAGGCAATAAAGACAGAGATCAAGAAGACCTATATGAAGAAGGGCGAGAAGGTGCTCGAGATGAATTATGCCGCGGTAGACAAGGCGCTCCAGAATATTGTCGAGGTGCCTGTTCCGGATAAGGCCACGAGTACGATACGGATGAAATCGCCAGTGCCTGAAGATGCCCCTGACTTCGTGAAGAATGTGACAGCCTTGATGGTCGCGGGCAAGGGAGATTCCCTCCCTGTTTCGGCCATGCCTGCTGACGGTACATGGCCGACGGGTACGACGCAATATGAAAAGAGGAACATCGGCGTCCATGTACCGGTGTGGGAGCCCGACATCTGCATCCAGTGCGGCCAGTGCTCCTTCGTCTGCCCCCATGGAACGATCAGGATTAAGGCCTATGAGCCTTCGCTCTTGAAAAACGCGCCGGCAAGCTTTAGATCTGCCAATGCCAAGGGCAAGGAACTCGAAGGACTCAAATTTACAGTCCAGGTTGCGCCTGAGGACTGCACAGGGTGCGGCTCCTGCGTCTTTAACTGTCCGGCATTCAAGAAGGATGCTGAGGGAAAGAAGATACCCGACTTCAAGGCGATCAACATGAGACTCCAGGAGCCGTTGAGGAAAGAGGAAGCGGAAAACTATGCGTTTTTCCTCGGCCTGGCCGAAACAGATCCCTCGAAGTACAACGTGGCAACAGTTAAGGGAAGCCAGTTTGTCAAACCCCTTTTCGAGTATAGCGGCGCCTGCGCAGGATGCGGAGAAACACCCTATATTAAACTCCTGAGCCAGATGTTCGGAGACCGCCTCCTTATCGCCAATGCGACGGGTTGTTCATCCATTTACGGCGGCAATCTCCCGACCACGCCTTATGCAAAGAGGGCTGACGGTAGGGGGCCTGCATGGTCAAATTCTCTCTTCGAAGACAACGCCGAGTTTGGTCTCGGGATGAGACTGACGGTGGACCGGTTCAATTTCCAGGCCAGGGAGTTAATGGAGAGACTTCTCAAGACCCCCTCCTATTCAGACGCAAAGGAACTCTTCGAGAGCATTATGAACGCCGACCAGTCGACGCAGAACGCGATCGAGCAACAGAGGACGCGCATCATCGAGATGAAGAAGAGGCTCTCAAGAGATGGCTCTTCTGAGGCAAAGAGTCTCCTCTCCCTTGCTGATTATCTCATCAAGAAATCAGTATGGGCCATCGGTGGTGACGGATGGGCCTATGACATCGGGTACGGAGGACTTGATCAGGTCCTGGCATCGGGTCAGAACATAAACATCATGATCCTCGACACCGAGGTCTACTCAAATACCGGCGGCCAGATGTCAAAATCAACTCCACTTGCAGCCACCGCCCAGTTTGCGGCCGGCGGGAAAAGGACGCCGAAGAAGAATATCGGGCTGATCATGGCCACCTACGGCAGCGTCTATGTGGCCCAGATAGCTTTTGGCGCAAATCCTGCGCAGGCGGTGAAGGCCTTTTCCGAGGCCGAGGCATATAACGGGCCCTCATTGATCATCGCATACTCAACATGCATTGCCCAGGGTATTGACATGGAGAAAGGGATCGATGAGCAGAAGCGGGCCGTTGCCTGCGGCCACTGGCCCCTCTACCGCTACAACCCGGAACTTGAGGCACAGGGCAAGAGCCCCCTCGTCATAGACAGCAAGGAACCGACAATCACCTTCGAAGACTATGCCTATAACGAAAACCGTTACCGTGCCTTACGGGCAAGCAATCCTGAGCTGGCTGCGGCATTGATGAAACAGGCCCAGGCAGACGTAACGAGGAGATGGAAATACCTGAAGCACATGGCGAAGTGGTCACCTGAACAGCAGGCATAA
- a CDS encoding PAS domain S-box protein, with the protein MGTEDSREELSRLRQRRIVELQKEAAVQKKIEEAIKLSETRYRRLFEASQEGILIADAATGKIHDVNPYFLKLLGHSLDDLLGKKMWETGFVKGIRERDEFFSAIQNNEYMRYDDLPLKAKDGRTVDVEFESNVYIVNQEKVIQCHIRSISDRKEVENALKESEKRFSDIAENALEWIWEVDLSGRYTFSSCAVEKILGYKEDEVLGAYFYDFFHPEDREISKKAAFEAFSREEPFREFLTRNIHKSGKTVWLLMSGVPLLDDKGNLLGYRGADADVTELQKTAQELRDNEEVFRSITESALDAIIVADGSGNIRFWNRAAETLFGYSSDEAVGKPLTIIIPERFRRAHEKGMEQVVSGGKSKIMGRNYEITAMRKDGSEFPVEISLANWERKGGIFFTGIIRDITVRKQLEEKLRTVSITDELTGLLNRRGFLTLAQKHFEIARRNRMSFSILYLDLNEMKKINDEFGHREGDQALVDLSDILRKTFRASDIIARLGGDEFTVLITDTSGPGVERTITRHIEDSLRIQQTGRRYKLSVSMGMVHYNPEQPCSLEELLNRADELMYEHKQLKKESIPSSMGEKREERRHERYKTEKGPLAELVVSGSAVIKDISLGGISLRTSQRLTKNAVYGIRMHPHNDDVFSTKGLVVWSSVGGEASERDDAEPYYEAGLRFIEMDEGLKSCLERLVIGLPG; encoded by the coding sequence ATGGGGACAGAAGACAGTAGAGAAGAACTTTCAAGACTCCGCCAGCGGCGGATAGTCGAATTGCAGAAAGAGGCGGCAGTTCAGAAGAAGATCGAGGAGGCGATAAAGCTTTCCGAGACTCGCTACAGGCGTCTTTTCGAGGCGTCTCAAGAGGGGATCCTCATTGCTGACGCGGCAACAGGAAAGATTCATGATGTTAACCCCTATTTTTTGAAATTGCTCGGCCATTCACTCGATGATTTATTGGGCAAGAAAATGTGGGAGACAGGTTTTGTAAAGGGCATAAGAGAACGCGATGAATTCTTCTCTGCCATACAAAATAATGAATACATGCGCTATGATGATCTCCCTCTCAAAGCAAAGGACGGGCGGACCGTCGATGTGGAATTTGAGAGCAATGTCTATATAGTGAATCAGGAAAAGGTGATCCAGTGCCACATCCGCTCCATCAGCGACCGCAAGGAGGTGGAGAATGCCCTCAAGGAGAGCGAAAAACGTTTTAGCGATATCGCTGAGAATGCCCTGGAGTGGATATGGGAAGTCGATCTAAGCGGCAGGTACACGTTCTCCAGTTGTGCTGTCGAGAAGATATTGGGGTATAAGGAGGACGAAGTCCTCGGAGCCTATTTCTATGATTTCTTTCATCCTGAAGACAGAGAGATATCAAAAAAGGCGGCCTTCGAGGCCTTTTCCAGAGAAGAGCCTTTCCGTGAATTTCTTACTCGGAACATACACAAGTCGGGCAAAACGGTCTGGCTCTTGATGAGCGGTGTTCCCCTCCTGGATGACAAAGGGAACCTCCTCGGATACCGGGGAGCCGACGCTGACGTCACGGAACTGCAGAAGACTGCGCAAGAGCTGAGAGACAATGAGGAAGTCTTTCGTTCAATAACGGAATCTGCCCTGGATGCCATCATCGTGGCCGACGGCAGCGGAAATATCAGATTTTGGAACAGGGCGGCAGAAACGCTCTTCGGGTATTCTTCTGACGAGGCCGTCGGTAAGCCGCTGACCATCATTATCCCGGAGCGGTTCAGACGGGCCCACGAGAAGGGGATGGAACAAGTTGTGTCTGGCGGGAAATCAAAGATTATGGGAAGAAATTATGAGATAACAGCCATGCGAAAGGATGGCAGTGAATTTCCTGTGGAGATCTCCCTTGCGAATTGGGAGAGAAAGGGTGGCATCTTCTTCACCGGGATCATTCGGGACATCACGGTGCGGAAACAACTGGAGGAGAAACTCCGTACTGTTTCGATAACGGATGAGCTTACCGGACTCCTCAATCGTAGGGGCTTCCTTACCCTTGCGCAGAAACACTTTGAAATCGCCAGACGGAACAGGATGAGTTTCTCTATCCTTTACCTCGATCTGAACGAGATGAAGAAGATCAATGACGAGTTTGGACACCGGGAGGGCGATCAGGCCCTGGTGGACTTATCTGACATACTCAGGAAGACCTTTCGTGCGTCGGACATTATTGCCCGCCTTGGGGGAGACGAGTTCACCGTTCTTATAACTGATACCTCCGGGCCAGGGGTTGAAAGAACGATTACCCGGCACATTGAGGACAGTCTCAGGATTCAGCAGACAGGGAGAAGATACAAGCTGTCAGTCAGCATGGGGATGGTGCATTATAATCCTGAGCAGCCCTGCTCTCTTGAGGAACTTCTCAATCGGGCAGATGAACTCATGTATGAGCATAAGCAGCTCAAGAAGGAGAGCATACCGTCGTCAATGGGGGAGAAGAGGGAAGAAAGGCGGCATGAGCGTTATAAGACAGAGAAGGGTCCTTTAGCAGAACTCGTTGTTTCCGGAAGTGCCGTCATAAAGGATATCAGTCTCGGCGGAATCTCCCTGCGGACCTCGCAAAGGCTGACAAAGAACGCCGTTTACGGAATCAGGATGCATCCTCACAACGATGACGTTTTTTCGACGAAAGGTCTCGTTGTCTGGTCTTCCGTGGGAGGGGAGGCTTCCGAAAGGGATGATGCTGAACCGTACTATGAGGCGGGGTTACGGTTCATCGAAATGGATGAGGGGCTGAAGAGTTGTCTCGAGAGACTTGTTATCGGTCTCCCCGGCTGA
- a CDS encoding ferritin family protein, which produces MTIPKEVMMNIYEYAMQMEKDGESYYRELAEKVDHRGLRNICIMLADAEVVHYDIFRKMQEKEKVHIGHSKIMSRARNIFLKMKEEEETATGIVSEKELYKKAQEIEKKSRDFYLDQAGKAADADQKDIFLKIADEERKHYLILERIIDFVSRPEMWLENPEWYHQEEY; this is translated from the coding sequence ATGACGATACCGAAGGAGGTCATGATGAACATCTACGAATATGCGATGCAGATGGAAAAAGACGGCGAGAGTTACTATCGCGAGTTGGCGGAAAAGGTTGATCATAGGGGGCTTAGGAATATATGCATTATGCTTGCCGATGCGGAAGTCGTACATTACGATATCTTCCGGAAGATGCAGGAGAAAGAAAAGGTTCATATCGGCCATTCAAAAATAATGTCGAGGGCCAGGAATATTTTCCTCAAGATGAAAGAGGAAGAGGAAACTGCCACAGGCATTGTCTCTGAGAAGGAGCTTTACAAGAAGGCCCAGGAGATCGAAAAAAAGAGCCGGGACTTTTACCTCGACCAGGCGGGTAAAGCAGCAGATGCGGATCAGAAAGATATATTTTTGAAGATTGCCGATGAAGAGAGAAAACATTATCTTATCCTGGAACGGATAATCGATTTTGTCTCGAGACCGGAAATGTGGCTCGAAAATCCGGAGTGGTACCACCAAGAAGAGTACTGA
- a CDS encoding DEAD/DEAH box helicase: MEYKKFYEFGISDALLSSLFAMGFEEPTPIQKIAIPLILKGRDIVGQAQTGTGKTAAFGIPIIEMGKRGKAPLAFVLVPTRELAVQVAQELNKIGKNKGILSVPIYGGQSIERQIWSLKKGVDIVVGTPGRVIDHIHRKTLVLKEIKVLVLDEADEMLNMGFIDDIEEILKDIPEKRQTLLFSATMPQEIRRIAMKYMKDPENVRVNTADMVVSKIKQVFYEVREEDKIKALTRLLDVEAPSLTLVFCHTKRDVDDVSGKLQQMGYYAGAIHGDFTQSHREETMGKFKRGDIDILVATDVAARGLDIPDVSHVINYSIPQDPDGYIHRIGRTGRAGKSGIAITFVSPREYRQLRLIEQSAKTKIKKAKLPTKEDVKKAREEEVIADIKEAIADERHTRYLHLADEMLRSHSSRDVAAAAFSIAFGDMEVDEIEEPAAVGSKTGFVRLFVTIGRKDKIKVADIVRSISAEANIPAKKIGNIALFDTFSFVEVPAHLADRVISTINDIMLHGRRVTVQHAKEKRTGAPRVARNSKRSMPLLS; this comes from the coding sequence ATGGAGTATAAGAAGTTTTATGAGTTCGGGATATCGGATGCGCTCTTAAGTTCCCTTTTTGCGATGGGATTTGAAGAGCCCACACCGATACAGAAGATCGCCATTCCTCTGATACTCAAAGGACGGGACATCGTAGGTCAGGCCCAGACGGGCACGGGGAAAACCGCTGCCTTCGGCATCCCCATCATAGAGATGGGCAAGAGAGGCAAGGCCCCCTTGGCCTTTGTTCTCGTCCCGACGAGGGAACTCGCTGTCCAGGTGGCCCAGGAGTTGAACAAGATCGGCAAGAACAAAGGGATTCTTTCGGTTCCGATCTATGGCGGCCAGTCGATTGAAAGACAGATCTGGAGCCTGAAGAAAGGGGTCGATATCGTCGTCGGAACACCAGGCCGCGTCATAGACCATATCCATCGGAAGACCCTCGTCCTCAAGGAGATCAAGGTCCTCGTTCTCGACGAAGCCGACGAGATGCTCAATATGGGCTTTATTGACGACATCGAAGAGATCCTGAAGGACATCCCGGAAAAGCGGCAGACACTGCTTTTCTCGGCAACGATGCCACAGGAGATCCGCAGGATCGCTATGAAATACATGAAAGACCCTGAAAACGTCAGGGTCAACACGGCCGACATGGTCGTCTCTAAGATCAAGCAGGTATTCTATGAGGTGAGGGAAGAGGACAAGATAAAGGCCCTGACGAGACTCCTCGATGTAGAAGCCCCTTCGCTGACGCTCGTTTTTTGTCACACGAAAAGAGACGTCGATGACGTGTCGGGGAAATTGCAGCAGATGGGGTACTATGCAGGAGCTATCCACGGCGACTTCACCCAGTCTCACAGGGAAGAGACGATGGGGAAATTCAAGAGAGGAGACATCGACATCCTTGTCGCCACAGACGTAGCGGCCCGTGGACTCGACATTCCTGATGTTTCCCATGTGATCAATTACAGTATTCCCCAGGATCCCGACGGCTATATCCACAGGATCGGGAGAACGGGAAGGGCAGGAAAATCGGGGATAGCCATAACCTTTGTCTCTCCCAGGGAATACCGGCAACTGAGGCTCATAGAACAGTCGGCAAAGACAAAGATAAAGAAGGCCAAGCTGCCAACGAAGGAAGACGTCAAGAAGGCAAGGGAAGAGGAAGTCATTGCCGACATTAAAGAGGCGATTGCGGACGAGCGGCATACCAGGTACCTTCACCTCGCTGATGAGATGCTCCGCAGCCATTCTTCCAGGGATGTTGCCGCAGCTGCCTTCAGTATCGCCTTCGGCGACATGGAGGTGGATGAAATAGAAGAACCCGCTGCAGTCGGTTCCAAGACAGGGTTCGTAAGGCTCTTTGTGACTATTGGCAGGAAAGACAAGATAAAGGTTGCCGATATCGTCAGGTCGATCTCGGCAGAGGCAAACATTCCCGCGAAGAAGATAGGGAATATTGCCCTCTTCGATACCTTCAGTTTTGTCGAGGTGCCGGCCCATCTCGCGGACAGGGTCATCAGCACGATCAATGATATCATGCTCCACGGCAGGCGCGTAACGGTGCAGCACGCGAAGGAAAAACGCACGGGGGCGCCTCGCGTGGCGAGAAACTCAAAGAGGTCCATGCCACTGTTATCATAA
- the rpsU gene encoding 30S ribosomal protein S21, translating to MEIKVIGNDVEGAIKLLKRKIQRDGLLRDLKERRFYEKPSVKTKRKQREAQKRRRKSIRLKSQGRSATKPT from the coding sequence TTGGAGATAAAGGTAATAGGAAATGACGTCGAAGGTGCGATAAAGCTTCTGAAGAGGAAGATACAGCGGGACGGTCTCCTGCGTGACCTTAAGGAGAGGCGGTTCTACGAGAAGCCCTCTGTTAAAACGAAAAGGAAGCAGCGAGAAGCACAGAAGAGAAGACGTAAGAGCATCAGACTGAAGAGTCAGGGCAGATCAGCCACAAAGCCTACATAG
- a CDS encoding RNA-binding protein, with translation MSKRLFVGNLSYKADEESLKGVFAEIGEVQSCKIITDAATGRSKGFGFVEMSSDADADKAIASLNGKTFMDRALTVNEARPQADRPRTGGGGRRGSFDKGGRKSDTWR, from the coding sequence ATGAGCAAGAGACTTTTTGTAGGGAACCTGTCGTACAAGGCAGATGAAGAATCCTTGAAGGGAGTCTTCGCCGAGATAGGAGAGGTCCAGTCATGTAAGATCATAACAGACGCGGCGACCGGTCGTTCGAAGGGATTCGGTTTTGTAGAGATGTCGTCGGATGCTGACGCTGATAAGGCCATTGCAAGCCTCAACGGCAAGACCTTTATGGACAGGGCCCTCACGGTGAATGAGGCCCGGCCGCAGGCCGACAGGCCCCGTACCGGAGGCGGAGGCCGGAGGGGCAGCTTTGATAAAGGCGGAAGGAAGTCAGACACTTGGAGATAA
- a CDS encoding Smr/MutS family protein → MKRASHSLTSFRDLKIALESRKGMLKTLPEETRGPQERSDEDLFLEAMSGVREISEFREIPVRRPPRMKPCPRRRGNRDKELLEQIVRGQTKIRLSDTDEYMEWTGPRIRRDITKRLHEGGFSVQDGIDLHGMTLVEAEEALTEFFRDALRRRLCCVKVIHGRGLRSPKGPVIKEALKSRLQGSFRKWVLAFVTAKDCDGGLGATYVLLRQG, encoded by the coding sequence ATGAAGAGAGCATCGCACTCGCTCACATCGTTCAGGGATCTCAAAATCGCCCTTGAAAGCAGGAAGGGCATGCTGAAAACCCTTCCGGAAGAGACGAGGGGTCCTCAGGAACGGTCTGATGAAGATCTCTTTCTCGAGGCAATGTCAGGGGTCAGAGAGATCAGTGAGTTCAGGGAAATCCCCGTGAGGCGTCCTCCGCGAATGAAGCCCTGTCCTCGCCGGAGAGGCAACAGGGACAAAGAGCTTCTCGAACAGATCGTGAGGGGGCAGACAAAGATCCGCCTTTCCGATACGGACGAATACATGGAATGGACAGGTCCCCGAATACGAAGGGACATAACGAAAAGGCTTCATGAGGGAGGATTTTCCGTGCAGGACGGCATCGACCTTCACGGTATGACCCTTGTCGAGGCGGAAGAAGCCCTTACGGAGTTCTTCCGGGACGCACTTCGGAGGAGACTTTGCTGCGTCAAGGTGATCCATGGAAGAGGACTCAGGTCCCCAAAGGGCCCGGTCATCAAGGAGGCCCTGAAGAGCCGGCTCCAGGGGTCCTTCAGGAAATGGGTCCTTGCCTTCGTTACAGCCAAGGACTGTGATGGCGGCCTTGGGGCAACGTATGTCCTGCTCAGGCAGGGATAG
- a CDS encoding TIGR04190 family B12-binding domain/radical SAM domain protein, with product MSKPDLILIHPPSVFRFRELPIFSGPVSDVIPSSSVFEIYPIGFLTISEYLHRHGMSVRIVNLALKMLGDASFDPEKFIKRLRPAAFGIDLHWLPHVDGSLSLGELLKKHHPETPVIFGGLSSTYYYQEIMADYPFVDFIVRGDSTEEPLRMLMNAIKAGKGYETIPNLVWRNRDGDVVVNDFAHCPDNLDYVRLDYPHLLKMALKYLDPSGYIPFHYWITYPVTAVFQCRGCYRNCASCAGSLSSFKKLCMRERPCFRSPDLLAGDIRKISEYTGAPIMVIGDLLQGGEAYAEEFLDSVRAHNIKNEVTIEFFSPPPERFIRKTADSFKNFNVEISPESHDPKVRSAFGKHYDNGAFEQMIGDLIEAGCRRIDLFFMVGLPYQDYSSVMDTVSYCDELLNRYGRSGRLHPMIAPLAPFIDPGSSIFEEPERFGYRLFSKTLREHRKAMLMPSWKHTLNYETRWMTRDDIVEATYEGALRLLDIKAKYGIIDTSKAETLGERIRRSRALVRTIDGSGVVDDTTKAEIRSLNNLDSLCDKHELDWPVKWWRMNFVKILRLLTQ from the coding sequence ATGTCAAAACCTGACCTGATCCTCATTCATCCGCCGAGCGTCTTCAGGTTTCGGGAACTCCCCATCTTTTCCGGTCCTGTGAGTGATGTCATTCCTTCGTCTTCGGTTTTCGAGATCTATCCCATAGGGTTCCTCACCATATCAGAGTATCTCCACAGGCACGGGATGTCCGTCCGGATCGTAAACCTTGCCCTGAAGATGCTTGGTGATGCGTCATTCGACCCTGAGAAGTTCATCAAGAGACTCAGGCCCGCTGCCTTCGGTATCGACCTCCACTGGCTTCCCCATGTCGACGGCAGCCTGAGTCTCGGAGAACTCCTCAAGAAACACCATCCTGAAACACCGGTGATCTTCGGCGGGCTCTCCTCAACCTATTACTATCAAGAGATCATGGCCGATTACCCCTTCGTGGATTTCATTGTGCGCGGAGACTCAACTGAAGAGCCTTTAAGAATGCTTATGAACGCAATCAAAGCAGGCAAGGGGTATGAGACCATACCGAACCTGGTTTGGCGGAACCGCGACGGCGATGTGGTAGTCAACGACTTCGCTCACTGTCCTGACAACCTCGATTACGTCAGACTCGATTATCCCCATCTCCTCAAGATGGCGCTCAAGTATCTTGACCCGTCAGGGTATATCCCCTTCCATTACTGGATCACGTACCCTGTTACCGCCGTCTTCCAGTGCAGGGGATGCTATCGTAACTGCGCTTCCTGCGCGGGTTCCCTCTCTTCCTTTAAGAAACTCTGCATGAGGGAGAGGCCTTGTTTTCGGTCTCCCGACCTCCTTGCCGGAGATATCAGGAAGATCTCTGAATACACGGGAGCGCCGATCATGGTGATCGGCGACCTCCTCCAGGGCGGCGAAGCCTACGCCGAAGAGTTCCTGGATTCAGTCAGGGCACACAACATAAAGAACGAGGTGACGATCGAGTTCTTCAGTCCTCCGCCTGAACGGTTTATCAGGAAGACCGCCGACTCTTTCAAGAACTTCAATGTCGAGATATCGCCGGAATCCCACGACCCGAAGGTGAGGAGCGCTTTCGGAAAACACTATGATAACGGAGCATTCGAGCAGATGATCGGGGATCTTATCGAGGCAGGGTGCAGGAGGATCGATCTTTTCTTCATGGTGGGACTGCCATACCAGGACTATTCGTCGGTGATGGACACGGTGAGCTATTGCGATGAGCTTTTGAACAGATACGGCAGATCGGGAAGACTTCATCCGATGATCGCACCCCTTGCCCCCTTCATAGACCCGGGAAGCAGCATATTTGAGGAACCGGAGAGGTTCGGCTACAGGCTTTTCTCGAAGACCTTACGCGAGCACAGGAAGGCGATGCTCATGCCGAGCTGGAAGCATACCCTGAATTACGAGACCCGGTGGATGACGAGAGACGACATCGTTGAGGCCACGTACGAAGGCGCACTGAGGTTACTCGACATTAAGGCGAAATACGGGATAATTGACACGAGCAAGGCAGAGACGCTCGGAGAACGTATCAGGCGTTCAAGGGCCCTGGTCAGGACAATCGATGGGTCAGGCGTTGTTGACGACACGACAAAAGCAGAGATACGAAGTCTCAACAACCTCGATTCACTCTGTGACAAGCACGAACTCGATTGGCCTGTGAAATGGTGGAGGATGAATTTCGTGAAGATCCTCAGATTGTTGACACAGTAA